The Bombus terrestris chromosome 4, iyBomTerr1.2, whole genome shotgun sequence genome has a window encoding:
- the LOC100650061 gene encoding transmembrane 9 superfamily member 2 isoform X2 yields the protein MARIILLWLLFVVCLIHHSSTFYLPGLAPVNYCKVGETSETCKSEIKLYVNRLNTEKYVIPYEYHHFDFCPSDETQSPVENLGQVVFGERIRPSPYKLEFMKNVNCDVVCKRSYQGGNKESEKKLEFLRKGMAFKYQHHWIVDNMPVTWCYQLEDERQYCSTGFPMGCFLRDSRSQQDCTVNDAYNKRENSYYLYNHVDLTITYHSGVKEEWGSAFKENGGRIISVKVVPRSIKHGTVVNCDHKEALDIPHSPLSVGKILDITYTYSVTYIENSTIKWSSRWDYILESMPHTNIQWFSILNSLIIVLFLSGMVAMILLRTLHKDIARYNQIESGEDAHEEFGWKLVHGDVFRPPRKGMLLSVLLGSGVQVFYMTLVTLAFACLGFLSPANRGALMTCAMVLYVCLGATAGYVSARIYKSFGGEKWKSNVVLTSMLSPGIVFSLFFIMNLIFWANESSAAVPFSTLIALLALWFGVSLPLTFIGAYLGFRKRSLEHPVRTNQIPRQIPEQSFYTQPIPGVIMGGVLPFGCIFIQLFFILNSLWSSQVYYMFGFLFLVFVILVITCSETTILLCYFHLCAEDYHWWWRSFLTSGFTAFYLLIYCIHFFMTKLEIEDATSTFLYFGYTCIMVYLFFVLTGSIGFFACFWFVRKIYSVVKVD from the exons ATGGCGAGAATAATTTTACTGTGGTTACTGTTCGTTGTATGTCTAATTCACCATTCATCGACTTTTTATTTACCGGGTCTAGCACCGGTGAATTATTGCAAGGTCGGAGAAACCTCTGAAACGTGTAAA TCCGAGATTAAACTGTATGTAAATCGTCTAAACACTGAGAAATATGTAATACCATATGAATATCATCA CTTTGATTTTTGTCCTTCCGATGAAACTCAGAGTCCTGTTGAAAACTTGGGACAAGTTGTTTTTGGAGAACGTATAAGGCCTTCTCCTTACAAg CTAGAGTTCATGAAAAATGTTAATTGTGACGTTGTGTGTAAAAGATCATATCAAGGTGGAAATAAAGAATCAGAAaagaaattggaatttttgAGGAAAGGAATGGCATTTAAATATCAGCATCATTGGATAGTTG aTAATATGCCTGTTACGTGGTGTTATCAGTTAGAGGATGAAAGACAATATTGTAGTACTGGATTTCCTATGGGATGCTTCTTGCGAGATTCAAGATCTCAACAGGACTGTACTGTTAAT GATGCatataataaaagagaaaacagTTATTACCTATATAATCACGTAGACCTTACGATCACGTATCATAGCGGTGTTAAAGAAGAATGGGGATCTGCATTTAAGGAAAATGGAGGACGTATAATAT cTGTTAAGGTGGTTCCTCGTAGTATTAAACATGGTACTGTTGTTAACTGTGACCACAAAGAAGCATTAGATATACCACACAGTCCACTTTCTGTTGGGAAAATCTTAGATATTACTTACACATACTCTGTGACATATATT gaAAACAGTACAATCAAATGGTCATCTAGATGGGATTATATCTTAGAATCTATGCCACATACAAATATCCAGTGGTTTAGTATTCTTAATTCATTAATAATTGTTTTGTtcctttctggaatggtggccATGATATTGCTCCGAACATTGCACAAAGATATTGCGAGATACAATCAG ATAGAATCAGGAGAAGACGCACATGAAGAATTTGGCTGGAAATTAGTTCATGGTGATGTATTTCGACCTCCTCGCAAAGGAATGTTATTATCAGTTTTACTCGGGTCTGGTGTTCAAGTGTTTTATATGACACTTGTAACACTTG CATTTGCGTGTTTAGGATTTTTATCTCCAGCAAACAGAGGAGCTTTAATGACTTGTGCCATGGTTTTATATGTTTGCCTCGGAGCTACTGCTGGTTACGTATCTGCTAGAATATATAAAAGCTTCGGTGGTGAAAAATGGAAATCGAACGTTGTACTTACATCTATGTTGAGTCCTGG aATTGTATTCAGTTTATTCtttataatgaatttaattttttgggCAAATGAAAGTTCAGCTGCAGTACCATTCAGCACCCTTATTGCTCTTCTAGCACTTTGGTTTGGAGTGTCTCTTCCATTAACATTTATTGGTGCTTATTTAGGATTCCGGAAAAGG tcTTTGGAGCATCCTGTTAGAACCAATCAGATTCCTAGACAAATACCAGAACAAAGTTTTTATACTCAACCAATACCTGGTGTAATAATGGGTGGAGTTCTACCTTTCGgatgtatatttatacaattattctTTATACTTAATTCTTTATG GTCAAGTCAGGTATATTACATGTTTGGATTTCTCTTTTTGGTATTTGTTATACTCGTAATTACATGTTCAGAAACGACGATTTTACTTTGCTATTTCCATCTTTGTGCAGAG GATTATCATTGGTGGTGGCGTAGTTTCTTAACTTCTGGATTTACCGCGTTCTATTTATTAATCTATtgcatacattttttcatgactAAGTTGGAAATAGAAGATGCTACATCTACGTTCCTTTACTTTGGTTATACTTGTATTATGGTTTACTTATTCTTCGTTTTAACAG GATCAATTGGCTTCTTTGCCTGTTTCTGGTTCGTGCGAAAGATCTACAGTGTCGTAAAAGTCGACTAA
- the LOC100650061 gene encoding transmembrane 9 superfamily member 2 isoform X1: MARIILLWLLFVVCLIHHSSTFYLPGLAPVNYCKVGETSETCKSEIKLYVNRLNTEKYVIPYEYHHFDFCPSDETQSPVENLGQVVFGERIRPSPYKLEFMKNVNCDVVCKRSYQGGNKESEKKLEFLRKGMAFKYQHHWIVDNMPVTWCYQLEDERQYCSTGFPMGCFLRDSRSQQDCTVNDAYNKRENSYYLYNHVDLTITYHSGVKEEWGSAFKENGGRIISVKVVPRSIKHGTVVNCDHKEALDIPHSPLSVGKILDITYTYSVTYIENSTIKWSSRWDYILESMPHTNIQWFSILNSLIIVLFLSGMVAMILLRTLHKDIARYNQASFQIESGEDAHEEFGWKLVHGDVFRPPRKGMLLSVLLGSGVQVFYMTLVTLAFACLGFLSPANRGALMTCAMVLYVCLGATAGYVSARIYKSFGGEKWKSNVVLTSMLSPGIVFSLFFIMNLIFWANESSAAVPFSTLIALLALWFGVSLPLTFIGAYLGFRKRSLEHPVRTNQIPRQIPEQSFYTQPIPGVIMGGVLPFGCIFIQLFFILNSLWSSQVYYMFGFLFLVFVILVITCSETTILLCYFHLCAEDYHWWWRSFLTSGFTAFYLLIYCIHFFMTKLEIEDATSTFLYFGYTCIMVYLFFVLTGSIGFFACFWFVRKIYSVVKVD, translated from the exons ATGGCGAGAATAATTTTACTGTGGTTACTGTTCGTTGTATGTCTAATTCACCATTCATCGACTTTTTATTTACCGGGTCTAGCACCGGTGAATTATTGCAAGGTCGGAGAAACCTCTGAAACGTGTAAA TCCGAGATTAAACTGTATGTAAATCGTCTAAACACTGAGAAATATGTAATACCATATGAATATCATCA CTTTGATTTTTGTCCTTCCGATGAAACTCAGAGTCCTGTTGAAAACTTGGGACAAGTTGTTTTTGGAGAACGTATAAGGCCTTCTCCTTACAAg CTAGAGTTCATGAAAAATGTTAATTGTGACGTTGTGTGTAAAAGATCATATCAAGGTGGAAATAAAGAATCAGAAaagaaattggaatttttgAGGAAAGGAATGGCATTTAAATATCAGCATCATTGGATAGTTG aTAATATGCCTGTTACGTGGTGTTATCAGTTAGAGGATGAAAGACAATATTGTAGTACTGGATTTCCTATGGGATGCTTCTTGCGAGATTCAAGATCTCAACAGGACTGTACTGTTAAT GATGCatataataaaagagaaaacagTTATTACCTATATAATCACGTAGACCTTACGATCACGTATCATAGCGGTGTTAAAGAAGAATGGGGATCTGCATTTAAGGAAAATGGAGGACGTATAATAT cTGTTAAGGTGGTTCCTCGTAGTATTAAACATGGTACTGTTGTTAACTGTGACCACAAAGAAGCATTAGATATACCACACAGTCCACTTTCTGTTGGGAAAATCTTAGATATTACTTACACATACTCTGTGACATATATT gaAAACAGTACAATCAAATGGTCATCTAGATGGGATTATATCTTAGAATCTATGCCACATACAAATATCCAGTGGTTTAGTATTCTTAATTCATTAATAATTGTTTTGTtcctttctggaatggtggccATGATATTGCTCCGAACATTGCACAAAGATATTGCGAGATACAATCAG GCTTCCTTCCAGATAGAATCAGGAGAAGACGCACATGAAGAATTTGGCTGGAAATTAGTTCATGGTGATGTATTTCGACCTCCTCGCAAAGGAATGTTATTATCAGTTTTACTCGGGTCTGGTGTTCAAGTGTTTTATATGACACTTGTAACACTTG CATTTGCGTGTTTAGGATTTTTATCTCCAGCAAACAGAGGAGCTTTAATGACTTGTGCCATGGTTTTATATGTTTGCCTCGGAGCTACTGCTGGTTACGTATCTGCTAGAATATATAAAAGCTTCGGTGGTGAAAAATGGAAATCGAACGTTGTACTTACATCTATGTTGAGTCCTGG aATTGTATTCAGTTTATTCtttataatgaatttaattttttgggCAAATGAAAGTTCAGCTGCAGTACCATTCAGCACCCTTATTGCTCTTCTAGCACTTTGGTTTGGAGTGTCTCTTCCATTAACATTTATTGGTGCTTATTTAGGATTCCGGAAAAGG tcTTTGGAGCATCCTGTTAGAACCAATCAGATTCCTAGACAAATACCAGAACAAAGTTTTTATACTCAACCAATACCTGGTGTAATAATGGGTGGAGTTCTACCTTTCGgatgtatatttatacaattattctTTATACTTAATTCTTTATG GTCAAGTCAGGTATATTACATGTTTGGATTTCTCTTTTTGGTATTTGTTATACTCGTAATTACATGTTCAGAAACGACGATTTTACTTTGCTATTTCCATCTTTGTGCAGAG GATTATCATTGGTGGTGGCGTAGTTTCTTAACTTCTGGATTTACCGCGTTCTATTTATTAATCTATtgcatacattttttcatgactAAGTTGGAAATAGAAGATGCTACATCTACGTTCCTTTACTTTGGTTATACTTGTATTATGGTTTACTTATTCTTCGTTTTAACAG GATCAATTGGCTTCTTTGCCTGTTTCTGGTTCGTGCGAAAGATCTACAGTGTCGTAAAAGTCGACTAA